The Oncorhynchus mykiss isolate Arlee chromosome 5, USDA_OmykA_1.1, whole genome shotgun sequence DNA window gtcatgttttttttgtctCTTCTGCAGAGCTGCACTTGGCCTCCTATGAGAGCGAAGGTCCTGAGAACCACATGGAGAAGGACAGTCGCAGGTCTCTCAGGTGTGTAACttgactttatttttttttacctaactTTACACTTGGATTctgaacttttatttaactaggcaagtcggttccTGGTGTGGATTTTGCGCACATACATGGTGCACTGTTTGTATTTCAAAACATTGTATTATGTGTCCTATGTTGCAGGTCATCCCTTTTGCATAGAGAGCATCGGTGAGTGACGGTCATGAGTGGGACACTGGTCTGGGTGATTATTATAACCCAGCTAAAGAGGCTCATGGTCGACGGGCACTCGAAAGAGCGGAGGAAGAACTGTTCAAAGCACTCAGAGAAAGGATGCCTCCCTCTATGGCTGAAGAACTGAAGATGATTCATTTGTAACGTGTCTACCCACACAGTATTTACAGTTCTTATTTTATACCAATGGGTCGTAATGGTTACCGATCATTTTCTATGCTCTTCTGAAGCAGTCTTTCTATAGTGTAAATGAGCTTGTTGCTGGTTGGCTTGCTCCGTCTTCTTAGAATGTAAGCTATTTCTTTTCTGTTATTGTTCTTAATAAATAGTGTGTTTTGCATATGTTAGGAATGAATTACTTACATGTATGTGATGAATCTTTAAAGATACAAAAAACAAAACCTCAAAACTCATCTCATCTTTGGTGAAAGGAATATAAATATGACTGAATACCAAGCGGTGCATAGTTaactctatttttttttaaacattttgtcatGCATTGGTTTACCTTACAGCTATtactttttataaatgttttatgtTAATGTATTCTATTCTTTTTTTACTATTTCTTTTTTTATCGTGTATATGTGTTTATTGTTTGCCCATCCCAATGTGCTACTTATCAGGGTACTCTACGTTAAGTTCTTATGTGAAATAAGaggtatattttttattttaaaagaaaataaagaacatttaaacgtgtttttttgtttgttctgtCCCTCTAAATTTTTCTCTAGTGCCATCTAGTGTTCACAACTAAGCTTACAATCAAGTCACATCCACACCGAAAATATTgtaatattgtaaaaaaaaataataataataataatttattgtaAAAGAATAAGAAAATAAATAGCATACTAAAAATGTCACATTTGACTGAATTGAGAGGAAAATCTAAACTATTTCTAAGGGGGAAAAATGATGCTGTACATGTAAGCAGCCTCATTCATGtttcaaataaaatgtcattGCATTGTTAATGTACATTATAATAATTACATAATAGTTATTTCATGTGTTGAATTAGTTCCCCATTAGTATCTTTATCAATATGAATATTATACCTTACTAATGATCTGAACTCATGTATGAGAGGTCAAGTGACGTGCAAGGTGATGACGTTGTCTGAAGACCTCGCTGCAGATGGAACACTTgagcctctcttccctctccctgtgATGCTGTTGTTTCACCCCACACGCAGATCCTGTGGCATCAAGCGCCCTCTTGTGGTGAGACCTCATATGCTGCACCAGGTCTGAAGTCAGGCGGAAGGAAATGTTGCATTTGGCACACCAGTTCTGAGCCGGCAGGCAGAGGGGCGAGAGTCGTGAGACGGAAGGGGACAGGAGCACCGGGGAGGGGGGGATCGGAACCTGCAGGGATCTCCCTGGGGTCCAGGGCCAGAGAGCTGCTGGGCTATAGAGAGGGTGCCTCTGTTTCAAAACACCCTGGACCAGCACAGGTCTGTGGAGGGCAGTAGAGGGGGTGGTAATGGAGATTTTAGCCCTCTCAGGCAGGGGGGTAGTCTGGGGAAGTGGAACAGAGCGTGGGGGCTGGGAGAAGGCACTTCTCCTGTTCTCCGAGACAGAGACTTGGTTGAAGGCAGAGGTGACAGGAGGAGAGTCAGTGGAGGTTTCCTCAGAGCGGGATGGAGATCGAGACAGAGTGTCTTTCAGAGTCTTCTTCTTTGAGTCACTCTGCTCCACTGCTGGGCCACTTCTGGGCTGAATGCTCTGGTTCTGTGGGTTGGATCTAATGTCTTCTGGCCCTGAGGTCTTCAGTTGTGGTTTTAGTTGAGCGGTTCTGTCTTTAGTAAAGGTGCTCCTTATTATATTGGTGGGCAGGTGACAGGTGACCGGGCTCGGTTGTTGGTTTAAGTTcaaagtacagtacagtggttCCTGCTTTATGACTAGAGGCTGTGGGCCATTCCAACTCTCCTCCGTGTGTTTCCTTTTGAGGGCGCTCCCTGCCCACCTGGTACCAGACAAGCCTGTCTTATTACTGTTATTCTCCATATCCCTGGCTAGATTGTGGAAGTCTGTTGCAGGTTTTCCATCCTGTGGACTTGTCTCTGGATGGCTCAGTTTGAAGGCAGGAACGGGAAGGGAGTCAGGTTTCACATGGTTGGTGTTGTCTAGACCAGGTTTGGTGGTGTGGCTGTTTGGTTGTCTCTGTGTGCAAAGGAATCTCCAATGTGCCAGGAAGGGGAACTCAGACTCAAAGCCCTGGTTGCAGTTTGTACATGTGTATGGACCAGCACCTGGTTATAAAGATGAATATGGATTAATATCACATTATTCTGCCAATATTGCATGACATAAACCTTTGCCAATACTCTTTGAATTATACAAACATATTGAGGAAATCTAGTTTTAAATGTTTAATATTCAATTGGTGTCAATAGTTAAATCATAAAAATGGCTATGAATAATATATTGTAATACACATTCATAGAGTATGTATACCTTTGCTTTGCATCTGCAGTGGGTTCAGTAGAAGAAGCTTGGCAAGGTCTTTCCCATACCACACCAAAAGCTCCTCATCCATCTGGATCGTCCTGAGGGCTCTAAAGAACAATTGTCCGTTCTTCACATAGGCCTCTAGGTTCTGTTCCTCGCTGCTCCGGGCTGACTGGACGAGCCGCAGCCACATCGGGCCGTCAGTGGGCATTTTGTGCGCTGAGGTGTCCACCTGGGTAGCCAAATAGAAACCGGTCTTACAAAAACATGTCAAGCACAGCATTTTGCCAACTGAAAGTTTCGATGCATTTTAGACATTTATTCGGGCATGAGAAACTGCCCCCAGCCAAACGTTTAGAACACATTCGTTTAGAGCGCATGGATTTAAGTGCATGTTCTCACCCTTAAAATGTATGGTGCCGATCTTCTGTCCATAGACTTGAGAGCGATGAAGGCGATGCTGTCATAAACAGAGGTGTGATTCAGCTCACATGGTCCAAAAACTGCGTGTTCGGGAACG harbors:
- the LOC110523925 gene encoding PR domain zinc finger protein 8-like isoform X2 codes for the protein MNLVKTEILEARAAQIAQRWITDIFTRVHTTCDVPEHAVFGPCELNHTSVYDSIAFIALKSMDRRSAPYILRVDTSAHKMPTDGPMWLRLVQSARSSEEQNLEAYVKNGQLFFRALRTIQMDEELLVWYGKDLAKLLLLNPLQMQSKGAGPYTCTNCNQGFESEFPFLAHWRFLCTQRQPNSHTTKPGLDNTNHVKPDSLPVPAFKLSHPETSPQDGKPATDFHNLARDMENNSNKTGLSGTRWAGSALKRKHTEESWNGPQPLVIKQEPLYCTLNLNQQPSPVTCHLPTNIIRSTFTKDRTAQLKPQLKTSGPEDIRSNPQNQSIQPRSGPAVEQSDSKKKTLKDTLSRSPSRSEETSTDSPPVTSAFNQVSVSENRRSAFSQPPRSVPLPQTTPLPERAKISITTPSTALHRPVLVQGVLKQRHPLYSPAALWPWTPGRSLQVPIPPSPVLLSPSVSRLSPLCLPAQNWCAKCNISFRLTSDLVQHMRSHHKRALDATGSACGVKQQHHREREERLKCSICSEVFRQRHHLARHLTSHT
- the LOC110523925 gene encoding PR domain zinc finger protein 8-like isoform X1 is translated as MYWWASTRHNTLYNTSRDSANKISADLTTSQLFAMEILEARAAQIAQRWITDIFTRVHTTCDVPEHAVFGPCELNHTSVYDSIAFIALKSMDRRSAPYILRVDTSAHKMPTDGPMWLRLVQSARSSEEQNLEAYVKNGQLFFRALRTIQMDEELLVWYGKDLAKLLLLNPLQMQSKGAGPYTCTNCNQGFESEFPFLAHWRFLCTQRQPNSHTTKPGLDNTNHVKPDSLPVPAFKLSHPETSPQDGKPATDFHNLARDMENNSNKTGLSGTRWAGSALKRKHTEESWNGPQPLVIKQEPLYCTLNLNQQPSPVTCHLPTNIIRSTFTKDRTAQLKPQLKTSGPEDIRSNPQNQSIQPRSGPAVEQSDSKKKTLKDTLSRSPSRSEETSTDSPPVTSAFNQVSVSENRRSAFSQPPRSVPLPQTTPLPERAKISITTPSTALHRPVLVQGVLKQRHPLYSPAALWPWTPGRSLQVPIPPSPVLLSPSVSRLSPLCLPAQNWCAKCNISFRLTSDLVQHMRSHHKRALDATGSACGVKQQHHREREERLKCSICSEVFRQRHHLARHLTSHT
- the LOC110523925 gene encoding PR domain zinc finger protein 8-like isoform X3; the protein is MDRRSAPYILRVDTSAHKMPTDGPMWLRLVQSARSSEEQNLEAYVKNGQLFFRALRTIQMDEELLVWYGKDLAKLLLLNPLQMQSKGAGPYTCTNCNQGFESEFPFLAHWRFLCTQRQPNSHTTKPGLDNTNHVKPDSLPVPAFKLSHPETSPQDGKPATDFHNLARDMENNSNKTGLSGTRWAGSALKRKHTEESWNGPQPLVIKQEPLYCTLNLNQQPSPVTCHLPTNIIRSTFTKDRTAQLKPQLKTSGPEDIRSNPQNQSIQPRSGPAVEQSDSKKKTLKDTLSRSPSRSEETSTDSPPVTSAFNQVSVSENRRSAFSQPPRSVPLPQTTPLPERAKISITTPSTALHRPVLVQGVLKQRHPLYSPAALWPWTPGRSLQVPIPPSPVLLSPSVSRLSPLCLPAQNWCAKCNISFRLTSDLVQHMRSHHKRALDATGSACGVKQQHHREREERLKCSICSEVFRQRHHLARHLTSHT